A genomic window from Lineus longissimus chromosome 17, tnLinLong1.2, whole genome shotgun sequence includes:
- the LOC135501337 gene encoding selenocysteine-specific elongation factor-like isoform X2: protein MAASVILNFNVGVLGHVDSGKTSLVKALSTVASTAAFDKNPQSAQIIDLMMLVVDVTKGMQTQTAECLVIGEITCDKMIVVLNKVDMLPEAKRAAAIEKMSKRLLKTLETTRFVNSPIVSVAARPGGPEGQGTEVIDVDKLIEALKQNTYKPNRSPQGTFIYAVDHCFSIKGVGTVMTGTVHHGSVSVGDTVEIPSMKISKKVKSIQMFKQPVEKAIQGDRVGICVTQFDPKLLERGLVCSPGALPTISAAIISVKKIPYFKGNVMTKAKFHITMGHDTAMGRVSFFGCEEETPETASMDYSREYKYQDEFIMTDKKDGATEDNYFPKRQYALIELERPLTCAPNCLVIGSRLDTDIHANVCRIAFHGQMLEAITDIKYRETVLPKLKVFKNKSREGLVERVTDEYTIIGKALFKKETNLNAFVGLKVSLSSGEQGVIEGGFGQSGKFKVRVPNGLQPTTVQRYAGKKKGKKGKDTGAEEEPPAAEGQEAIKIFLNFKRFIYDPKKQMFQT from the exons atggccgcctccGTGATCCTGAATTTTAATGTTGGAGTTTTGGGGCATGTTGACAGCGGAAAAACGAGCTTAGTAAAAGCCCTGAGTACTGTTGCAAGTACTGCAGCATTTGATAAGAACCCCCAAA gtgcACAGATCATTGACTTGATGATGTTGGTCGTTGATGTCACTAAAGGAATGCAGACCCAGACTGCCGAGTGTCTTGTCATCGGAGAGATCACTTGCGATAAAATGATCGTCGTCCTCAACAAAGTTGACATGCTCCCCGAGGCAAAGAGAGCAGCTGCCATTGAAAAGATGTCCAAGAGGTTATTGAAGACATTGGAAACAACCAGATTTGTTAACTCGCCTATTGTGTCAGTTGCTGCAAGGCCAGGTGGACCAGAG GGTCAAGGAACAGAGGTTATTGATGTTGACAAGTTGATAGAGGCCCTCAAACAGAACACATACAAACCAAATCGTAGTCCACAGGGAACCTTTATCTATGCTGTGGATCACTGTTTCTCAATCAAAGGGGTTGGAACTGTCATGACAGGGACCGTCCACCATGGCAGTGTGTCTGTCGGAGAT ACAGTTGAGATTCCCTCCATGAAGATTTCTAAGAAAGTGAAGTCCATCCAAATGTTCAAGCAGCCGGTTGAAAAGGCAATTCAG ggtgACCGCGTTGGAATCTGCGTCACTCAATTCGATCCTAAGCTTCTGGAGAGGGGACTAGTCTGCAGCCCTGGTGCCCTTCCCACAATCTCCGCTGCCATAATTTCAGTCAAGAAGATACCGTATTTCAAGGGTAACGTCATGACGAAGGCAAAGTTTCATATCACGATGGGACATGACACGGCCATGGGGCGGGTGTCATTTTTTGGTTGTGAAGAGGAAACCCCTGAAACTGCTTCAATGGATTATTCCAGAGAATATAAATACCAAGATGAATTTATAATGACCGATAAAAAAGATGGTGCTACTGAAGACAATTATTTCCCAAAACGTCAATATGCGTTGATTGAGTTGGAACGACCTTTGACCTGTGCTCCAAACTGTTTGGTGATTGGTTCGAGGCTTGATACTGATATTCATGCAAATGTATGCCGAATTGCATTCCATGGCCAAATGTTGGAAGCGATCACGGACATTAAATATCGCGAGACAGTTTTGCCAAAGTTGAAGGTTTTCAAGAATAAAAGTCGCGAGGGCTTGGTCGAGAGGGTGACGGATGAATACACGATTATCGGAAAGGCGTTGTTTAAGAAGGAGACAAATCTCAATGCATTTGTTGGCCTCAAGGTGTCGCTGTCCAGTGGGGAGCAGGGCGTGATTGAAGGAGGATTTGGTCAGAGTGGAAAGTTCAAAGTCAGAGTGCCAA ATGGTCTTCAACCGACCACTGTCCAGAGATACGCAGGAAAGAAGAAGGGCAAGAAAGGGAAAGACACAGGAGCAGAAGAGGAACCACCTGCGGCAGAGGGACAGGAAGCAATCAAAATATTCCTTAATTTTAAACGCTTCATCTACGATCCAAAGAAACAGATGTTCCAGACATGA
- the LOC135501337 gene encoding selenocysteine-specific elongation factor-like isoform X1: MAASVILNFNVGVLGHVDSGKTSLVKALSTVASTAAFDKNPQSKERGITLDLGFSSFTVDLPEQLQDGKHEKLQYTLVDCPGHASLIRTIIGGAQIIDLMMLVVDVTKGMQTQTAECLVIGEITCDKMIVVLNKVDMLPEAKRAAAIEKMSKRLLKTLETTRFVNSPIVSVAARPGGPEGQGTEVIDVDKLIEALKQNTYKPNRSPQGTFIYAVDHCFSIKGVGTVMTGTVHHGSVSVGDTVEIPSMKISKKVKSIQMFKQPVEKAIQGDRVGICVTQFDPKLLERGLVCSPGALPTISAAIISVKKIPYFKGNVMTKAKFHITMGHDTAMGRVSFFGCEEETPETASMDYSREYKYQDEFIMTDKKDGATEDNYFPKRQYALIELERPLTCAPNCLVIGSRLDTDIHANVCRIAFHGQMLEAITDIKYRETVLPKLKVFKNKSREGLVERVTDEYTIIGKALFKKETNLNAFVGLKVSLSSGEQGVIEGGFGQSGKFKVRVPNGLQPTTVQRYAGKKKGKKGKDTGAEEEPPAAEGQEAIKIFLNFKRFIYDPKKQMFQT, encoded by the exons atggccgcctccGTGATCCTGAATTTTAATGTTGGAGTTTTGGGGCATGTTGACAGCGGAAAAACGAGCTTAGTAAAAGCCCTGAGTACTGTTGCAAGTACTGCAGCATTTGATAAGAACCCCCAAAGTAAGGAGAGGGGCATAACTTTAGATTTGGGCTTCTCCTCATTCACTGTTGACCTCCCAGAACAGCTCCAAGATGGAAAACATGAAAAGTTGCAGTACACACTTGTTGACTGTCCTGGCCATGCCTCCCTCATCAGGACAATCATTGGAG gtgcACAGATCATTGACTTGATGATGTTGGTCGTTGATGTCACTAAAGGAATGCAGACCCAGACTGCCGAGTGTCTTGTCATCGGAGAGATCACTTGCGATAAAATGATCGTCGTCCTCAACAAAGTTGACATGCTCCCCGAGGCAAAGAGAGCAGCTGCCATTGAAAAGATGTCCAAGAGGTTATTGAAGACATTGGAAACAACCAGATTTGTTAACTCGCCTATTGTGTCAGTTGCTGCAAGGCCAGGTGGACCAGAG GGTCAAGGAACAGAGGTTATTGATGTTGACAAGTTGATAGAGGCCCTCAAACAGAACACATACAAACCAAATCGTAGTCCACAGGGAACCTTTATCTATGCTGTGGATCACTGTTTCTCAATCAAAGGGGTTGGAACTGTCATGACAGGGACCGTCCACCATGGCAGTGTGTCTGTCGGAGAT ACAGTTGAGATTCCCTCCATGAAGATTTCTAAGAAAGTGAAGTCCATCCAAATGTTCAAGCAGCCGGTTGAAAAGGCAATTCAG ggtgACCGCGTTGGAATCTGCGTCACTCAATTCGATCCTAAGCTTCTGGAGAGGGGACTAGTCTGCAGCCCTGGTGCCCTTCCCACAATCTCCGCTGCCATAATTTCAGTCAAGAAGATACCGTATTTCAAGGGTAACGTCATGACGAAGGCAAAGTTTCATATCACGATGGGACATGACACGGCCATGGGGCGGGTGTCATTTTTTGGTTGTGAAGAGGAAACCCCTGAAACTGCTTCAATGGATTATTCCAGAGAATATAAATACCAAGATGAATTTATAATGACCGATAAAAAAGATGGTGCTACTGAAGACAATTATTTCCCAAAACGTCAATATGCGTTGATTGAGTTGGAACGACCTTTGACCTGTGCTCCAAACTGTTTGGTGATTGGTTCGAGGCTTGATACTGATATTCATGCAAATGTATGCCGAATTGCATTCCATGGCCAAATGTTGGAAGCGATCACGGACATTAAATATCGCGAGACAGTTTTGCCAAAGTTGAAGGTTTTCAAGAATAAAAGTCGCGAGGGCTTGGTCGAGAGGGTGACGGATGAATACACGATTATCGGAAAGGCGTTGTTTAAGAAGGAGACAAATCTCAATGCATTTGTTGGCCTCAAGGTGTCGCTGTCCAGTGGGGAGCAGGGCGTGATTGAAGGAGGATTTGGTCAGAGTGGAAAGTTCAAAGTCAGAGTGCCAA ATGGTCTTCAACCGACCACTGTCCAGAGATACGCAGGAAAGAAGAAGGGCAAGAAAGGGAAAGACACAGGAGCAGAAGAGGAACCACCTGCGGCAGAGGGACAGGAAGCAATCAAAATATTCCTTAATTTTAAACGCTTCATCTACGATCCAAAGAAACAGATGTTCCAGACATGA